Part of the Sulfurimonas denitrificans DSM 1251 genome is shown below.
ACCTTGATTAAAGATGATGGGTTGTTTTGATATAAAATAGTCACTTGGCAATACTTCATATCCCTGCTTTGTAACTAATTTTCCTTCATCATCTTTAGTGAATGTTCCATCTCTTGTTAAACGAATGCCCTCTGGAGTTTTTACTAAAAAGAATAGTCCCTCTTTAGATAGAGCCATATCCAATGAGTTATTACTCTTTTGCATAACTCCCAATGAGAAGTCTGTGTAAGCATCAACAACTTGAGGAGCTTTATTCATAGCTCTGTTTAAAAATTGTGCTGCTTCTTTTGTATGATTTGCATTTGGAAGCTCATCTCTGGCCTCTTTATAAAGACGCATAAAGTCACCAACAATAAGATTGTCTTCTTTAAAGCCTACTGTGTTTACATTGGCAAGATTGTTTGCGATAGTATCAAGCCTGTTAAACTGTGTAACCATTCCAGCAGCTGAACTGTAATATCCGCTTTGCATAGAGCACCTTTGTCAAAATATTTTAAATTAAAAGCAAAACGTGTTCCAATTTTTAAACAAGCACTCCTTAAGCCTATTTCGGTATAATCCACCTTTAAAAAATCTTATCATAGATAAACAAGGTGTACTTTGAATATGACAGCAAAAGAACTCAACAAGGCTATTGAAACATTTTTCGCCAATCAAAAGCCAAAAGAGTGTTCCACTTACGAATCACTTATAGAACTTTTTGACAAACAACCAACAGCTGCACAAGCTGCAAATATTTTTAAACTAATACAGAAGCATAAAGCTTGCATATATACATCATCAGAACATGCGAAATTGCTTAATGACAAAGAAGCAGAAGCTAGAAGAAGTGCTCAAAGAAAGATGATTGAGAATAACGAGACAGACAGCTTTGACATATTAAAAGAGCATGAACTGCTTGAGTGGTCAAGATCTGATTCGCCTGTTCGTATGTATCTTCGTGAAATGGGTCAAATTCCACTGCTTACAAAAGAAGAAGAGATTGAGATAAGTAAGAAAATAGAAGGCGGAGAGAGTATTATCATTGATGCAATCTGTTCTGTTCCATACCTAATAGATTTTATACTTGACTATAGAGAGCCTCTGATAAACAGAGAAAGAAGAGTTAAAGAGCTTTTTAAGAGCTTTGAAGATGAAAAAGACGAGAGTGATGATAGTGAAGATAGCGATGATGATGTAGAAGATAGTGATGAAGAAAATGTAGTTGAAAAAACATTAACTGCTAAAGATAAAAGTAGAGTAGAAAAAGTAACTATAAGCTTTAAAGCTTTAGAAAAAGCTAAAAAAGAGTGGATAAAACTTGCTGAAAAATTAGCTGAAAATACTGATGCTGAACTCACAGCTGATCTCGTCATGCATTATCTAAGCGCTACTTATAAAAAAGGGGTTTTAAAAGAGAGGCTATTAGATCTAGGACCTACTTCAAAGCTCATAAATGAGCTTGTAAAAGCTATGGAGACCGCACTAAAGAGTGATGAAGGTTATGATAAAGAGTTAAAAAGATTAGAGTATAAACTACCTCTTTTCAATGCAACACTTAAAGCAAATCATAGAATACTAGTTGATAAGATTTGTGATTTAACAAAAGAGGATATAGCTACTATGGTGCCTGAAGCCACCATGGTTAGCACATACATGGAGATTAAGAAGTTAGTTCAAACAAAAGAGGCTTCAAAAAATAGCTTTGATATGGATCCAGAAAAGTTAGCAGATATTTTAGAACAGATTAAACGCGGTAAAAATATCTCTGAAATCTCCAAAACAAAAATGGCTAAATCAAACCTTAGACTTGTTGTATCTATTGCTAAGCGCTACACAAATCGAGGATTACCTTTCCTTGATCTTATTCAAGAGGGAAATATAGGGCTTATGAAAGCTGTTGACAAGTTTGAGTATCAAAAAGGTTACAAATTCTCAACTTATGCTACATGGTGGATTCGCCAAGCAATCTCTCGCGCAATTGCAGATCAAGCAAGAACTATTCGTATCCCTATTCACATGATAGAGACTATAAATCGTATTAACAAGATTATGCGTAAACACCTTCAAGAACATGGTAAAGAGCCAGATGTTGAAGTAATTGCACTAGAAGTTGGTCTCTCAGTTGAAAAAGTTAAAAATGTAATTAAAATCACAAAAGAGCCTATAAGTCTTGAAGCACCTATTGGAAGTGAAGATGATGGGCGCTTTGGCGATTTTATTGAAGATAAAACATCGCTATCTCCTTCTGATGCTATCTTAAAAGATGACTTAAGAGTTCAAATTGAGAGTGTTTTAGAGCAGCTAAATGAGAGAGAGAAAGCGGTTATCAAGCTTCGCTTTGGAATTATGGATGATGAGTCTGATAGAACATTAGAAGAGATTGGAAAAGAGCTCAAT
Proteins encoded:
- the rpoD gene encoding RNA polymerase sigma factor RpoD, with translation MTAKELNKAIETFFANQKPKECSTYESLIELFDKQPTAAQAANIFKLIQKHKACIYTSSEHAKLLNDKEAEARRSAQRKMIENNETDSFDILKEHELLEWSRSDSPVRMYLREMGQIPLLTKEEEIEISKKIEGGESIIIDAICSVPYLIDFILDYREPLINRERRVKELFKSFEDEKDESDDSEDSDDDVEDSDEENVVEKTLTAKDKSRVEKVTISFKALEKAKKEWIKLAEKLAENTDAELTADLVMHYLSATYKKGVLKERLLDLGPTSKLINELVKAMETALKSDEGYDKELKRLEYKLPLFNATLKANHRILVDKICDLTKEDIATMVPEATMVSTYMEIKKLVQTKEASKNSFDMDPEKLADILEQIKRGKNISEISKTKMAKSNLRLVVSIAKRYTNRGLPFLDLIQEGNIGLMKAVDKFEYQKGYKFSTYATWWIRQAISRAIADQARTIRIPIHMIETINRINKIMRKHLQEHGKEPDVEVIALEVGLSVEKVKNVIKITKEPISLEAPIGSEDDGRFGDFIEDKTSLSPSDAILKDDLRVQIESVLEQLNEREKAVIKLRFGIMDDESDRTLEEIGKELNVTRERVRQIESSAIKKLKHPKVGRKLKNYIEE
- a CDS encoding flagellar hook-basal body protein, which codes for MQSGYYSSAAGMVTQFNRLDTIANNLANVNTVGFKEDNLIVGDFMRLYKEARDELPNANHTKEAAQFLNRAMNKAPQVVDAYTDFSLGVMQKSNNSLDMALSKEGLFFLVKTPEGIRLTRDGTFTKDDEGKLVTKQGYEVLPSDYFISKQPIIFNQGDSAIEIDKNGQILTNIPNSMTLNQLNRLFIAQPDNIDFLKKEGDGLYRYDGAGGVEGLVSFDGSEAVLQGFIEKSNVNAVKMMTQLIETNRLVGMYQKAMDTQMNDMNRDAIEKLAKKS